The DNA segment GCCACGTCGTACGAGAAGACAGTGTTCGTGCGGCTGCCCGCCAAACTTATGCCTCCCATCACCAGAATGTGACCGGCACCATCGTACACTGCAGTCGCGGAGTCCCGCGGCTCGGGCAGGTTCGCTAGGATTTCCCACGCATCGTTGACTGCGTCGTAGCGCTCGACGTAGGGCGTAGGGACCCGGTCGACGTTGAGTCCGCCGATGACGTACAATCGACCGTTGGCATCCGTGGTGAAGGCGAAGGTGCCCCGAGCATACGTCAGGCTGGCCAGAGCGTCCTGGGTCCCGTCCGACACGTCGTACAGGAACGTGGCCGTCATCGGGGTGAACCAGGGGTAGTGGTCCTCGATGAGATAGCCCCCGGCCACGACGATGCGCCCGAACGAATCGACCGCGGCAGCCGGGTGCATGACGAGGCTTTCAAGCGGCACGCCGGCCTGCCAGGTCGGCGAACCGGGCGTGAGATAATTCACCGAGGCACCTTGGCCATTCCACGGCCGGCCGCCGATCGCGAGGAGGGTACCCGCGTGATTCAATCCGGCGGCACCTTTGCGCGGCCCACCCGGAAATGTCGGGCCGTCCTCCCAAGCACATTGAGCGTTCGACCGGAGTGACAGCAGCCCACCCGCGATCACGATCAATGCGGGCGCCAAGCAGCAATTTCCTCTCACCTTGGGCCTCCGGAGAGCACGTCCGCGGTCGCCCGGGTCAGTGCAAGTGCGGGCCAGCACCGGGGCATTTCACTGCACTACGAGGTCCTCGAGTACGCATTCGCCGATCTTGACGGTGACTTTATTGCCCGCGGCGATGCGCCGGCCCGGGTTGGCGAAGATGACAAAATACGTGCGGCTCGCGTGGGGCACGGCCGAGGTCTGACGCAACGCGCCCACCTTCGGCGGCGCGGGCACGTAGCTCGTCAGGCCGGTCGCCTGGTCAACGAGACAGGCGTTCGCCGATCGATTCATGAGTGGCAGCGCCTTTTCCGGATCGACGACGCGGTAGCGAAAGTCAAGCATGTACCCGGCCGCCGAGCGCCGCACGCCGAGCACTTCGATCCCCCAGCCGCTGGCCGGACCCGCAAGGTCGTTGGCACCCGGCGCCGCCCTGACCGCCGGGTCGGGGGCCGTCGGCTCCGTGGTCGGGTGCGTGCCGGCGGCGCGCGACGCACAGCCGGTCACGGCCAGCAGCGCGAGCACGGGGCCGACGCCGAAAACCAGACGCGCGGCCGCCCAGGGGCGGCGGGACGGCGCGTGCGGAGTGCGCGCCAGATCGGCCGTCAGGAAGTCGTCGAGCGCCCGCATCACGGCGCCACCGAGAGCACGCGCAGCACCCCGCCCGGCGCAGCGCCGGCGTTCGTCAGGTTTAGACGCCGATCGAAGAGCGGATACATGCCAGCCGCGGAAGGGGTAAACAGCACGTCGAGCGTCTTTGCGGCTGGGAGCAGGATCGAGTACTGCCGCGTCCGGTGCGTATACGGATAGCCGTCCTCGGCCGCCAGTTCCACATGTGCGCCGAGCATGACAGGTGCGTAGGACCGCAGGCCGGCGTTGACGAGGCGGACGAGCACGTCGTCGCCGACGTTGCCCGCGGTGATGCTCGGCGTGCCCGCGGAATAGGGCTCGCCGTTGACCAGGAAATACTTCGGCCGAAAGTCGATCGTGCTGGTCATGTTAACCTGCGGGTCGCCGAAGGAAACGTAGTTTCCGGAGTCGACGGCGTCATGGAGCGCCGGGTCGATCTCGCTGAACACGAGCAGAACCTGCTGATCGTAAGCGACGCCGGGATAGGCCTCGCCTGGGGACGCATCCTGCGTGATGCAGCCGTATAGGCCCATCTGGACCTGCACGGAAGAATGCGTGCCGCTTTGGTACAGGCGAGTGCCGGGCTGGAGGTTCGTCCACGTGTATGTGGCCGAACCGCCAGGCGCCGCCTCGTGCGTGAAAGAGCGAACGCGCGGCCGGCCCTGTCCATCCGTGAAGTACACCGGGGACATCGCGGCGCGGAGTCCGGGGATAACGATGGAGACGGGCTCGGCGAGATTGTTCTTGAGGTGGATGCTCAGCGTGGCATCACCGGGCAGTACCTCGATGGTCGGTCCAGGAATCGTCACGACGCCGTCGCCGCCGAAGTCTGGGTCGAGCGCAAATCCCCACATCGGGATCGACGCTCCATCGGGCATGAGTTTCGTGGTGGTGCCGGCCACCAGATAAATGTCCGCGCCGCGGGCGGCTGTGGTCAGAGTGGCCAGGCTCATCGCGAGCAGCACCACGCGCGGCGAGCGTAGTTTCTTGGGAATCGTCGTCATCGTGCTCTCCTGTCGCTAGGGAATCGGTACGCCGGGGGGCTCGATGATGAGCATGGTCATCATGCCGCCCGGGAAGATGTCGTTATTGACCATTTCGACTTCGAGGTGTGAGTGCCACATGTAGAAGTAGCCTGCATTCATGTTGAACCCGCCCTCGCCCGGCGGCACGCTACCGAAGGTCCCGAGGAAGGGGCTGCCGCTCCAGTTGGCGCCGCGGGTGATTTCAAGCTGCTCCGGTAGAATCACGGGGAAGGGCTTGCCGTGATCAGGGGCGTACTCGCCGGGCTCGAGTGGGTCGCCCGGCGCGTGCCCGTAGATGTCCCACCCCAGTCCCGCGCCCGTCCATTCGAAGATCGCATCAACCGTCTGGCCGGGCACGCTCTGGATGGTGAAGTCGCTCACGGCCAAGTCGGCGCCGGCGCCGGCCGCGCTCTCCAGCAGCCGTCCGTCGCGGGCGATAATCGTGAAATTGTTGCCGTGGGTATGGAACGGATGCAGGTTCCGACCTCCGCCGATCACGCGCATCAGCAGGCGATCGCCTGGATGCATTCGCGGCAGGCAGTTGTAGGGCT comes from the Phycisphaerae bacterium genome and includes:
- a CDS encoding multicopper oxidase domain-containing protein; translation: MTTIPKKLRSPRVVLLAMSLATLTTAARGADIYLVAGTTTKLMPDGASIPMWGFALDPDFGGDGVVTIPGPTIEVLPGDATLSIHLKNNLAEPVSIVIPGLRAAMSPVYFTDGQGRPRVRSFTHEAAPGGSATYTWTNLQPGTRLYQSGTHSSVQVQMGLYGCITQDASPGEAYPGVAYDQQVLLVFSEIDPALHDAVDSGNYVSFGDPQVNMTSTIDFRPKYFLVNGEPYSAGTPSITAGNVGDDVLVRLVNAGLRSYAPVMLGAHVELAAEDGYPYTHRTRQYSILLPAAKTLDVLFTPSAAGMYPLFDRRLNLTNAGAAPGGVLRVLSVAP